From Zingiber officinale cultivar Zhangliang chromosome 5B, Zo_v1.1, whole genome shotgun sequence, the proteins below share one genomic window:
- the LOC121987227 gene encoding transcription factor JUNGBRUNNEN 1-like → MMEKVERAEQEVEEEEEEAMLPGFRFHPTDEELVGFYLRRKVQKKRLSIEIIREMEIYKYEPWDLPTGNVTTGGEKEWYFFCRRGRKYRNSVRPNRVTGCGFWKATGIDRPIHSAGRCIGLKKSLVYYRGHAGKGTKTDWMMHEFRLPSSSGETAAKNAASFQEAEAWTICRIFKRSGSYRKQPNSYRESAPTKSTSSPPEYSSSVTNCFDPDEYMCSDSSGGASPEAAPELHVEDHYQHNHGHDRPSWDRSPPSSNDFAGDGFWEELGWIEQFLADDNYSLDNSIVHNAMDHS, encoded by the exons ATGATGGAGAAGGTGGAGAGAGCAGAGCAagaggtggaggaggaggaggaggaagcgaTGCTGCCGGGGTTCCGGTTCCACCCCACCGACGAGGAGCTCGTCGGGTTCTACCTCCGGCGGAAGGTCCAGAAGAAGCGGCTGAGTATCGAGATCATCAGGGAGATGGAGATTTACAAGTACGAGCCCTGGGATCTGCCGA CTGGGAACGTGACGACGGGCGGGGAAAAGGAGTGGTACTTCTTCTGCCGGCGGGGGAGGAAGTACAGGAACAGCGTCCGGCCTAACCGCGTCACCGGCTGCGGGTTCTGGAAGGCCACCGGGATCGACCGGCCGATTCACTCCGCCGGCCGCTGCATCGGGCTCAAGAAGTCGCTGGTGTACTACCGCGGCCACGCCGGGAAGGGCACCAAGACCGACTGGATGATGCACGAGTTCCGCCTCCCCTCCTCCTCCGGCGAAACCGCCGCCAAGAACGCCGCGAGCTTCCAAGAAGCT GAGGCGTGGACGATCTGCAGGATCTTCAAGAGGAGCGGCTCGTACAGGAAGCAGCCGAACAGCTACAGGGAGTCGGCACCGACGAAGTCGACGTCGTCGCCGCCGGAATATTCCAGCAGCGTCACCAACTGCTTCGACCCCGACGAGTACATGTGCTCCGACTCCTCCGGGGGCGCCTCTCCGGAGGCGGCGCCGGAACTTCACGTAGAGGATCATTACCAGCACAACCACGGGCACGATCGGCCGAGCTGGGATCGGAGCCCCCCGAGCTCGAATGACTTCGCCGGAGATGGCTTCTGGGAGGAACTGGGATGGATCGAGCAGTTCTTGGCGGATGATAATTATTCATTGGATAATTCAATTGTGCATAATGCCATGGATCATTCATGA
- the LOC121986477 gene encoding subtilisin-like protease: MDPPDDSHRGSVWVCEVERGLLVDVVAFAQSHSARALISISLKTEGVTILIRKMGFPLVVLTTQEGSDLISYLNSASDPSTSIVFNGTVLGVSPSPLMAFFSSRGPSKATPGILKPDISGPGLNIFTTYIPSGDTPEYFIEFGTSMATPHRSGVVALLKAAHPTWSLAAIRSAIVTTADTDISNEFLEPALYFTKGAGHINPNKAVDPALIYDITDNDYVSYICGKFGEEGARNIAREVVDCSKSVLEEELNYPSILLAPKGSATAKVTRMITNVGLARSSYTVSLTISETSVSATITPKTLTFTELNEKKSFTVSAEWSAGGPPTSGNLFVEGKLTWTSDDGIYVVTSPFVVSALEYSF; the protein is encoded by the coding sequence ATGGATCCTCCTGATGATAGCCACAGGGGCAGCGTCTGGGTATGCGAGGTCGAACGTGGCCTTCTTGTAGATGTGGTGGCATTCGCCCAGTCCCACAGCGCTAGGGCGTTGATCTCCATTTCCTTAAAGACAGAGGGCGTCACCATCTTGATTAGGAAGATGGGCTTTCCTTTAGTAGTACTCACCACCCAAGAAGGCTCTGACCTCATATCATACTTGAACTCTGCTTCCGACCCCTCCACGTCAATCGTCTTCAACGGGACAGTTCTCGGTGTATCCCCCTCCCCCCTCATGGCTTTCTTCTCCTCCCGGGGACCATCTAAGGCAACGCCAGGAATCCTCAAGCCAGACATCTCTGGTCCTGGCCTTAACATCTTCACGACATATATTCCATCCGGTGACACTCCGGAGTATTTTATCGAATTTGGCACATCCATGGCTACACCTCACCGTAGCGGTGTCGTTGCGCTATTAAAGGCCGCACATCCTACTTGGTCACTGGCAGCTATCAGGTCAGCGATCGTGACCACGGCAGACACCGACATCTCTAACGAGTTTCTTGAGCCGGCGCTCTATTTCACCAAGGGCGCAGGACACATCAACCCTAACAAAGCTGTTGATCCCGCTCTTATTTACGACATCACCGACAATGACTACGTCTCCTACATTTGCGGCAAATTTGGCGAAGAAGGCGCAAGAAATATAGCACGCGAAGTTGTTGATTGCTCAAAGAGTGTGCTAGAAGAGGAGCTCAACTACCCATCGATTCTACTAGCCCCCAAAGGCAGCGCGACGGCCAAAGTAACCCGAATGATCACAAATGTTGGACTGGCGAGATCGAGCTACACAGTGTCGTTGACCATATCGGAGACTTCCGTGTCAGCTACTATCACCCCCAAGACGCTGACATTCACAGAGTTGAACGAGAAGAAGTCGTTCACCGTGAGCGCGGAATGGAGCGCCGGTGGACCTCCCACTTCTGGTAATCTATTCGTGGAGGGAAAGTTGACTTGGACCTCCGATGATGGTATATATGTGGTGACCAGCCCATTTGTCGTCTCCGCCCTAGAGTACTCATTCTGA